In Acanthopagrus latus isolate v.2019 chromosome 17, fAcaLat1.1, whole genome shotgun sequence, the following are encoded in one genomic region:
- the rps19 gene encoding 40S ribosomal protein S19, with product MPGVTVKDVNQQEFVRALAAFLKKSGKLKVPDWVDLVKLGKHKELAPSDENWFYIRAASTVRHLYLRGGAGVGSMTKIYGSRQRNGVCPAHYSVGSKNVARKVLQALELLKMIEKDPNGGRRLTSQGTRDLDRIAGQVAAANKKTV from the exons ATGCCGGGTGTCACAGTGAAAGACGTCAACCAGCAGGAGTTTGTCCGTGCCCTGGCTGCCTTCCTGAAGAA GTCAGGAAAGCTGAAGGTGCCCGACTGGGTGGACCTTGTCAAGCTGGGCAAGCACAAGGAGCTGGCTCCCAGTGATGAGAACTGGTTCTACATCAGAGCTG CATCCACAGTCCGCCACCTGTACCTCCGTGGAGGTGCTGGTGTTGGTTCCATGACCAAGATCTACGGAAGCCGCCAGAGGAACGGTGTATGCCCTGCTCACTACAGCGTGGGGTCCAAGAACGTGGCACGCAAGGTGCTTCAGGCCCTTGAGCTGCTCAAGATGATTGAGAAGGATCCCAATGG TGGTCGCAGACTAACCTCCCAGGGAACCAGAGACCTGGATAGAATTGCTGGCCAG GTTGCAGCTGCAAACAAGAAAACTgtttaa
- the LOC119006161 gene encoding adenosine receptor A1-like yields the protein MEFTWLYSLCQCTLSVSVIVMSVRLCMAVSGGSKVADAQERAQAARTQPGSVSCCLRLCLGWVGAIGGAVGVPVTILLNLRTPQCLYTCITLVCCPMLIRQFTVFLLMLLTLDDHLQLHLADRYSSVMTRQRALCVVLLCWVCSVLTSFAQFIGSDVLSTWRSGEGSSGTAGLGMHGNWTTSLPHRTTSPPPKYNDDREVIGQYLPYGGFLSKFYVEDKHNFTYAEIHSSHWAVCAPDTILSAQFLVYVYMMMVFMLPFLCLLAIYLHLLCTKPRNTPFSHADPPKHDSSRIRSVALSLSLLVLLCLPIHIVHALLLFTPSTHPPAWAHAVAGVLFQLYSLVPLILFTPPKKQAGEGQAPFPLSVSHLPPAVPRSRAKSVSMALCEAVQAAPWSSAKHSLKAKVCPEV from the exons ATGGAATTCACATGGCTGTACTCCCTGTGTCAGTGCACCCTGTCTGTGTCCGTAATTGTGATGAGCGTGAGGCTGTGCATGGCGGTCAGCGGCGGCAGCAAAGTGGCTGACGCCCAGGAGAGAGCGCAGGCTGCACGGACCCAACCGGGGAGCGTCTCGTGCTGTCTCCGGCTGTGCCTGGGCTGGGTGGGGGCTATAGGGGGCGCCGTCGGCGTCCCGGTGACCATACTACTCAACCTGCGAACCCCCCAGTGTCTGTACACCTGCATTACCCTGGTGTGTTGCCCCATGCTGATCAGGCAGTTCACCGTGTTCCTTTTAATGCTGCTGACACTGGACGAccacctgcagcttcacttgGCAGACAG GTATTCCTCCGTGATGACCCGTCAACGAGCTCTGTGTGTGGTCCTGCTGTGCTGGGTTTGCTCTGTTCTGACCTCCTTCGCCCAGTTCATCGGCTCGGATGTCCTCAGCACCTGGAGAAGTGGTGAGGGCAGTTCTGGCACCGCTGGCCTCGGGATGCACGGGAACTGGACGACCTCTTTGCCCCACCGTACCACCTCCCCGCCCCCCAAGTACAACGATGACCGCGAGGTCATTGGGCAGTACCTTCCATATGGAGGCTTCCTGTCAAAGTTTTatgtggaggacaaacacaacTTCACCTACGCTGAGATTCACAGTAGCCACTGGGCCGTGTGCGCCCCTGATACCATTCTCAGTGCTCAGTTTCTAGTCTATGTCTATATGATGATGGTGTTCATGCTCCCCTTTCTTTGCCTGCTGGCCATTTACCTTCACCTGCTATGCACCAAGCCTAGGAATACTCCTTTCAGCCATGCAGACCCCCCGAAACATGACTCCTCCCGGATCCGTTCAGTTGCTCTGTCCCTCTCCCTTTTAGTTCTGCTGTGCCTGCCGATCCACATTGTCCATGCTCTCTTGCTCTTCACCCCCAGTACCCATCCTCCTGCCTGGGCTCACGCTGTTGCTGGGGTCCTCTTCCAGCTGTACAGCCTCGTGCCCCTGATCCTCTTCACTCCGCCTAAAAAACAAGCTGGGGAGGGACAGGCACCCTTTCCTCTCTCCGTTTCTCACCTTCCACCTGCAGTGCCCCGGTCCAGAGCAAAATCTGTCAGCATGGCGCTGTGTGAGGCAGTGCAGGCAGCCCCATGGTCCTCAGCCAAACACTCCCTTAAAGCCAAAGTGTGCCCAGAGGTCTGA